The following are encoded together in the Micromonospora lupini genome:
- a CDS encoding helix-turn-helix domain-containing protein, whose product MADRSNEQGRLIATRRQKRGLSQREFAEMIGRSEAWLSQVERGVRSIDRVSILERIAGALGIPMVELSPGTTDAQSVEVPSAAAELRSVLSTSYVMAAILGKDRELPLPDTTDRARRCWTLAHAAQYEELAELLRGLLPDLERATRSTKGGARKTYLAELASVYHALSAALSKLGQHEAAWVATDRALLVSEQVGDPLLVAAGTFRLALVFQGGRQFDQVISAASSSAAALEPEVSASNPAAASLFGALNLQLAVASARMGDDQGAHRYLGVAREAAQLLGANRNDYETEFGPTNVQLHEVAVAVELGDAGSALRAAERIDPSGLSVERQARLLIDVARAWTQRRRVLEAVDALEQAEALTPEQVKGHPIVETTVSDLVRMDPTPSDRLTALARRVGVA is encoded by the coding sequence ATGGCTGACCGCAGCAATGAGCAGGGTCGACTCATAGCCACACGTCGGCAGAAGCGCGGGCTTTCTCAACGTGAGTTCGCCGAGATGATTGGGCGATCCGAGGCTTGGCTGTCACAGGTCGAGCGCGGGGTCCGCTCAATCGACCGCGTCTCCATCCTGGAGCGGATCGCGGGTGCCCTCGGCATCCCGATGGTCGAACTGTCACCTGGCACTACCGATGCGCAGAGCGTCGAGGTTCCCTCGGCGGCAGCCGAGCTACGTTCGGTGCTGAGCACCAGTTACGTCATGGCCGCGATCCTGGGCAAGGATCGAGAGCTTCCCCTCCCGGACACAACCGATCGGGCCCGTCGCTGCTGGACGCTGGCTCACGCAGCCCAATACGAAGAGCTGGCCGAACTGCTGCGGGGTCTCCTGCCAGACCTGGAGAGAGCAACACGATCCACGAAGGGCGGGGCACGAAAGACGTACCTCGCCGAGCTGGCCTCGGTGTATCACGCTCTTTCCGCAGCACTGTCGAAGCTTGGCCAGCACGAAGCGGCCTGGGTCGCAACCGATCGCGCACTGCTCGTATCCGAACAGGTCGGCGACCCGCTACTGGTTGCCGCCGGGACATTCCGCCTTGCCCTGGTCTTCCAGGGCGGTCGGCAATTCGATCAGGTCATCAGTGCCGCGTCGTCGTCTGCCGCAGCACTTGAACCCGAGGTGTCGGCAAGCAACCCGGCCGCAGCCTCCTTGTTCGGCGCGCTGAACCTTCAACTGGCTGTGGCGTCGGCTCGGATGGGTGACGACCAGGGGGCTCACCGCTATCTGGGAGTAGCCCGTGAGGCTGCCCAGCTCCTAGGGGCTAACCGCAACGACTACGAAACCGAGTTCGGCCCCACGAACGTTCAGCTGCATGAGGTTGCGGTGGCAGTCGAACTCGGCGATGCGGGTTCCGCGCTTCGCGCTGCGGAGCGGATCGATCCGTCCGGCCTATCGGTTGAGCGGCAAGCTCGGCTTCTCATCGACGTGGCGCGCGCCTGGACTCAGCGCCGAAGGGTGCTCGAGGCGGTTGATGCGCTTGAGCAGGCCGAAGCGCTCACTCCGGAGCAGGTCAAGGGACACCCGATAGTCGAGACAACGGTTTCTGACCTAGTCCGGATGGACCCCACCCCCTCTGACCGGCTGACTGCCCTGGCCCGCCGTGTCGGAGTGGCCTAG
- a CDS encoding RRQRL motif-containing zinc-binding protein, with protein MVFYDPTGERYGLPTYPFKFAPDGLLTRRQLRTRNLRPGGQDPAAQIMWRRGKRVAYLFRLDLAMPKRTATAAQLAAIDKALTARRTCPDCGQVKPYYIPRRTGSCLDCTPEVTR; from the coding sequence ATGGTGTTCTACGACCCGACCGGCGAGCGCTACGGCCTGCCGACCTACCCCTTCAAATTCGCCCCCGACGGGCTACTCACCCGCCGGCAACTGCGCACCCGCAACCTGCGCCCCGGCGGCCAAGACCCCGCCGCACAAATCATGTGGCGTCGCGGAAAGCGCGTCGCCTACCTGTTCCGCCTCGACCTCGCGATGCCCAAGCGCACCGCCACCGCCGCCCAACTCGCGGCCATCGACAAGGCGCTCACCGCCCGGCGCACCTGCCCCGACTGCGGCCAGGTCAAGCCCTACTACATCCCCCGCCGTACCGGCTCCTGCCTCGACTGCACCCCGGAGGTAACCCGATGA
- a CDS encoding DUF6197 family protein → MNPTQKQPTTPGALADLSPADTLRCAARYLEIRGWTQGSYYDCTTETAFPPACVTGAIGMAVYGDRMAVLLGESPDCDSTFRHLADYLWRDGRTPEHNYYGALCSSDREIVADFNDHAGHTLADVLDVLRDAADDYDWTHATEDDLETYADHEYSQERLPTRAGFLVWRAAR, encoded by the coding sequence ATGAACCCTACCCAAAAACAGCCCACCACCCCCGGCGCGCTGGCCGACCTGAGCCCGGCCGACACCCTGCGCTGCGCCGCCCGCTACCTGGAGATCCGAGGCTGGACCCAGGGCAGCTACTACGACTGCACCACCGAAACCGCCTTCCCGCCGGCCTGCGTGACCGGCGCTATCGGCATGGCTGTCTACGGCGACCGCATGGCCGTCCTGCTCGGCGAAAGCCCCGATTGCGACAGCACCTTCCGGCACCTGGCCGACTACCTGTGGCGCGACGGCCGCACCCCGGAGCACAACTACTACGGCGCGTTGTGCTCCTCCGACCGGGAGATCGTCGCCGACTTCAACGACCACGCCGGCCACACCCTCGCCGATGTCCTCGACGTCCTGCGCGACGCCGCCGATGACTACGACTGGACCCACGCCACCGAAGACGACCTCGAAACCTACGCCGACCACGAGTACAGCCAGGAACGGCTGCCGACCCGCGCCGGGTTCCTCGTCTGGCGGGCCGCCCGATGA
- a CDS encoding FtsK/SpoIIIE domain-containing protein: MDLTDTIELPTPATPADTVPVAGGLSIFDPVFLGIDEFGHPAYLPMIYRNILIGGEPGAGKSSLLNTIVGHAALCPDVRLCLLDGKQVELGLWKDAADVFVGPDIDHAIRTLRRVQTVMDNRYSFLLARRRRKIGPNDLFGQILVACDEIAYFSATAGDKKDQDLFAALLRDIVARGRAVGIIVAAATQRPSSDIIPPSLRDLFAWRFAGRCTNDVSSDIVLGHGWYARGFSSNSIDPNNQGEGYLIAEGGTPNRVKAAYMTDADIIRVADYATWTRRRSGLVTPAAKVAA, encoded by the coding sequence ATGGACCTCACCGACACCATCGAACTACCCACCCCGGCCACTCCGGCGGACACGGTTCCGGTCGCCGGTGGCCTGTCCATCTTCGACCCGGTATTCCTCGGCATCGACGAGTTCGGCCACCCGGCCTACCTGCCGATGATCTACCGCAACATCCTCATCGGCGGTGAACCCGGCGCGGGCAAGTCCAGCCTTTTGAACACCATCGTCGGGCACGCGGCGCTGTGCCCGGATGTGCGGCTGTGCCTGCTCGATGGCAAGCAGGTCGAACTCGGGCTGTGGAAGGACGCCGCCGACGTCTTCGTCGGCCCGGACATCGACCACGCGATCCGCACTCTGCGCCGTGTGCAGACGGTGATGGACAACCGGTACTCGTTCCTGCTGGCCCGGCGCCGCCGGAAGATCGGCCCCAACGACCTGTTCGGTCAGATCCTCGTGGCCTGCGACGAGATCGCCTACTTCTCCGCCACCGCCGGAGACAAGAAGGACCAGGACCTGTTCGCCGCGCTGCTGCGCGACATCGTCGCCCGGGGCCGAGCCGTCGGCATCATCGTCGCCGCCGCCACTCAGCGCCCGTCTTCGGACATCATCCCGCCGTCGCTGCGGGACCTGTTCGCGTGGCGTTTCGCCGGCCGTTGCACCAACGACGTGTCGTCGGACATCGTGCTCGGGCACGGCTGGTACGCCCGCGGCTTCTCGTCCAACAGCATCGATCCGAACAACCAGGGCGAGGGCTACCTCATCGCCGAAGGCGGCACCCCCAACCGCGTGAAGGCCGCCTACATGACCGACGCCGACATCATCCGCGTCGCGGATTACGCCACGTGGACCCGCCGCCGCAGCGGCCTCGTCACCCCCGCCGCGAAGGTCGCGGCGTGA
- a CDS encoding low temperature requirement protein A, with protein sequence MAKSSPARLLRKRESSRQASALELFFDLTFIFALTRLSGRLLHDLSWLNVVQTMVLLGAVWWVWVATAWSTDWFNPNEALIQRLVVGVMLVGLVMAASVTLAFGAHGIFFAGAYVLVHLGRAATLLPALRGHPAQRRTLVVAVWFGVSAAPWLVGAFLPGGPRLALWIVALGIDFTIAYVGWPVPKVGQVPSEQLRVVGEHLAERFGQISIVALGELILVSGTTYASGPFELPQSAAAVLAFANAVALWRLYFLPEHRALSNSLENHGAQIAVIAAYRHLSFVAGIVCIAVGDEITIGLSTEGTERRWGAGLIAVGAVLVLCGRIAFKATSGIWSLGSLLGVVVLLALTPLLLRLPPMVALATTTLVLGAVAFAPSTIGPGAAKAGGIGLDHT encoded by the coding sequence GTGGCAAAGAGCAGCCCTGCACGGCTCCTGCGCAAACGGGAGTCATCGCGCCAGGCGTCGGCCCTCGAACTCTTCTTCGACCTGACGTTCATCTTCGCGCTGACGCGGCTGTCGGGCCGGCTCCTGCACGACCTCAGCTGGCTCAACGTCGTACAGACGATGGTCCTGCTCGGCGCCGTCTGGTGGGTCTGGGTCGCGACGGCCTGGTCCACCGACTGGTTCAACCCCAACGAAGCGCTGATCCAGCGGCTCGTGGTGGGGGTGATGCTCGTCGGGCTGGTGATGGCGGCCTCGGTGACGCTGGCATTCGGCGCGCACGGCATCTTCTTCGCGGGCGCGTACGTCCTCGTCCACCTCGGCCGGGCGGCGACCCTGCTGCCGGCCCTCCGCGGGCACCCCGCCCAGCGGCGCACCCTGGTCGTCGCGGTCTGGTTCGGGGTGTCCGCCGCCCCCTGGCTGGTCGGGGCGTTCCTGCCGGGCGGCCCCCGCCTGGCGCTCTGGATCGTGGCGCTGGGCATCGACTTCACCATCGCCTACGTCGGGTGGCCCGTGCCGAAGGTCGGGCAGGTCCCCAGCGAGCAACTCCGGGTCGTCGGCGAACACCTGGCCGAACGCTTCGGCCAGATCAGCATCGTCGCGCTGGGTGAACTCATCCTGGTCAGCGGCACCACCTACGCCAGCGGCCCGTTCGAACTGCCGCAGAGCGCCGCGGCCGTGCTGGCCTTCGCCAACGCGGTGGCGCTGTGGCGGCTCTACTTCCTTCCGGAACACCGCGCCCTCAGCAACTCCCTGGAGAACCACGGGGCCCAGATCGCCGTCATCGCGGCCTATCGACACCTGTCCTTCGTTGCCGGCATCGTCTGCATCGCCGTCGGGGACGAGATCACCATCGGGCTGTCCACCGAGGGCACCGAACGTCGCTGGGGTGCCGGCCTGATCGCCGTCGGGGCGGTGCTCGTCCTCTGCGGCCGGATCGCGTTCAAGGCCACCAGCGGGATCTGGTCACTGGGCTCACTGCTCGGGGTCGTCGTCCTCCTCGCACTGACACCGCTGCTGCTGCGGCTGCCACCGATGGTGGCTCTGGCAACCACGACCCTCGTGCTGGGCGCGGTCGCCTTCGCACCCAGCACGATCGGCCCAGGGGCAGCCAAGGCCGGCGGGATCGGCCTCGACCACACCTGA
- a CDS encoding DUF3307 domain-containing protein, with amino-acid sequence MNPALVFAVITAVLIPAHQLADHIVQTDADASHKAEPGWAGWRHLLTHVATYHLTVAAMLAVTVALLDLPVSALGLTAGLAFSAITHALLDRRWTVRLILHATGSAAFADRQTPVCGMYLADQSLHYACLWVSALLIACL; translated from the coding sequence ATGAACCCCGCACTCGTCTTCGCGGTCATCACCGCCGTCCTGATCCCGGCGCACCAACTCGCCGACCACATCGTGCAAACCGACGCTGACGCGTCCCACAAAGCCGAGCCCGGCTGGGCCGGCTGGCGTCACCTGCTGACGCACGTCGCCACCTACCACCTCACGGTCGCGGCCATGCTCGCCGTCACCGTCGCCCTGCTCGACCTGCCGGTGTCCGCCCTCGGACTCACCGCCGGCCTGGCCTTCTCGGCCATCACCCACGCACTCCTGGACCGCCGCTGGACGGTCCGCCTGATCCTGCACGCCACCGGCTCCGCCGCCTTCGCCGACCGACAGACCCCGGTCTGCGGCATGTACCTCGCCGACCAATCCCTTCATTACGCCTGCCTCTGGGTCTCCGCCCTCCTCATCGCCTGCCTCTGA
- a CDS encoding putative quinol monooxygenase: protein MFALVVRFDLKDDESAQAFDALVAETGAGIRAHEPGTLIYATHSVEGAPLARVFYECYADREAFDAHERQPHVIRFLKERELYTQDVRVEFLKVGPSKGVESS, encoded by the coding sequence ATGTTCGCACTAGTGGTGCGATTCGACCTGAAAGACGACGAGAGCGCACAGGCGTTTGACGCTCTTGTAGCTGAAACCGGGGCCGGAATCCGTGCCCACGAGCCGGGGACTCTGATCTACGCCACGCACTCCGTCGAGGGGGCACCGCTCGCTCGGGTCTTCTATGAGTGCTATGCGGACCGAGAGGCGTTCGATGCGCACGAGCGGCAGCCTCACGTGATTCGATTCCTCAAAGAACGCGAGCTGTACACGCAGGACGTGCGGGTTGAGTTCTTGAAAGTTGGACCCAGCAAGGGCGTCGAGTCAAGTTGA
- a CDS encoding DUF6197 family protein yields the protein MSTVAALPTGNVHAVLDRAALYLGRYGWTPTGLYDAHDACPAKCACHRTGTYPASILGAIRAAVFSQPRWYLTGITDADQRSYSAAVEWFNTYLIAVGHAGLHAPVFDWETLPGRTPADVIEALCAAAIAYRRHTIRRAA from the coding sequence ATGAGCACCGTCGCCGCTCTGCCGACCGGCAACGTTCACGCCGTCCTCGACCGCGCCGCCCTCTACCTGGGCCGCTACGGCTGGACCCCCACCGGCCTCTACGACGCCCACGACGCCTGCCCCGCCAAGTGCGCCTGTCACCGCACCGGCACCTACCCGGCGTCGATCCTCGGCGCGATCCGCGCCGCCGTGTTCAGCCAGCCCCGCTGGTACCTGACCGGCATCACCGACGCCGACCAGCGCTCCTACAGCGCCGCCGTCGAGTGGTTCAACACCTACCTCATCGCGGTCGGCCACGCCGGCCTGCACGCCCCGGTCTTCGACTGGGAGACCCTGCCCGGCCGCACCCCGGCCGACGTCATCGAGGCGCTGTGCGCCGCCGCCATCGCCTACCGCCGACACACCATCCGGAGGGCCGCATGA